Proteins encoded within one genomic window of Bombus vancouverensis nearcticus chromosome 4, iyBomVanc1_principal, whole genome shotgun sequence:
- the LOC143302580 gene encoding RCC1 and BTB domain-containing protein 1-like: protein MNISMYHDLKNWSIFSLLEPKFISNVRMAIVYGKAANETLLVTKDDMVYGIGNNTYGCLGTGDTQSTIYPKKIEALCGKRVKTFAYGKGPHVLALTEEGKVYSWGYNDYCELGNKSTNEGLTPTLVPSVLDDKFVVDIACGGHHSLALTNKGEIYAWGHNVSGQVGCGTILSTVQPIPKLLNVGLNGKKVVHISCGDSSSVAVTDSGEVYSWGHNGVGQLGLGNCTSQVEPQKIATFAKIVIEKVVCGYMHTLALSDEGVLYVWGANSYGQLGLNTDSNVWIPTKLEVPEMGRILDIVTSHYHHISLAMSEGNRIFMWGQCLGQSIKVPTLTPLKCLYDALAYYAFPPVMHQPLIFHSDAEANIADSLKNAFDDPTTSDLVIQVHGEPIHVHKAVLKIRCHYFRTMFQEHWVENSQSIIEHEQFSYDVYKTFLKYLYTNEVELSQENALELLDLANVYSENQLKRHCIQMINKKITVTNVAYLYSISIQYNAKELEEYCFKFALNHMTAVVQTEDFAKLDENIMKTFIVKAAQAGIFKT, encoded by the exons atgAATATAAGTATGTATCATGACTTGAAGAATTGGTCAATATTTAGTTTATTAGAACCAAAATTTATATCGAATGTCCGTATGGCTATTGTATAtg GTAAGGCAGCTAATGAAACATTACTTGTAACTAAGGATGATATGGTGTATGGTATAGGAAACAATACCTATGGATGCCTTGGAACAGGTGATACTCAAAGCACTATTTATCCAAAGAAAATTGAGGCATTGTGTGGTAAAAGAGTAAAAACTTTTGCATATGGCAAAGGTCCACATGTCTTGGCTCTTACTGAGGAAGGAAAG GTATATTCATGGGGTTATAATGATTATTGCGAATTAGGAAACAAATCTACCAACGAAGGTCTAACTCCAACACTTGTACCGTCAGTATTGGATGATAAATTTGTTGTTGATATAGCCTGTGGAGGTCATCATTCTCTTGCACTAACGAATAAAGGAGag ATATATGCATGGGGTCACAATGTATCTGGACAAGTAGGTTGTGGTACTATCCTTAGTACAGTTCAACCTATACCAAAATTGCTGAATGTTGGATTAAATGGCAAGAAAGTTGTTCACATTAGTTGTGGAGACTCATCCAGTGTAGCAGTTACGGATAGTGGAGAAGTTTATAGTTGGGGTCATAATGGTGTTGGTCAACTAGGACTTGGAAATTGTACTAGTCAAGTAGAGCCTCAAAAAATAGCCACATTTGCAAAAATAGTAATAG AAAAAGTAGTTTGCGGTTACATGCATACTTTAGCATTGAGTGATGAAGGTGTTCTTTATGTTTGGGGAGCTAACAGTTATGGGCAACTAGGTCTTAATACAGACTCAAATGTTTGGATACCAACAAAG CTGGAAGTACCCGAAATGGGAAGAATATTAGACATAGTAACTTCACATTATCATCACATAAGTCTGGCTATGAGTGAAGGCAATCGGATATTTATGTGGGGTCAGTGTCTAGGTCAGAGTATTAAAGTTCCAACACTCACTCCACTAAAATGTTTGTATGATGCTCTTGCATATTATGCGTTTCCACCTGTCATGCATCAGCCACTTATTTTTCACAGTGATGCAGAAGCAAATATAGCAGATAGTCTAAAAAATGCCTTTGATGATCCA ACCACTAGCGATCTTGTAATTCAAGTACATGGAGAACCTATTCATGTACACAAAGCTGTTTTGAAGATACGCTGCCATTACTTCAGAACAATGTTTCAAGAGCATTGGGTAGAAAATAGTCaaag TATTATAGAGCATGAACAATTTTCCTATGACGTATACAAAACTTTCTTGAAATACTTATATACTAATGAAGTTGAGTTATCACAAGAAAATGCATTag AACTTTTAGATTTAGCTAATGTTTATTCTGAAAATCAGTTAAAACGACATTGTATACaaatgataaataaaaagattacaGTTACAAATGTCGCTTATCTATACAGCATATCTATTCAATACAATGCTAAG gaATTAGAAGaatattgttttaaatttgCCTTAAATCACATGACTGCAGTAGTACAGACAGAGGATTTTGCGAAACTAGATGAGAATATAATGAAAACTTTCATAGTTAAAGCTGCTCAAGCGGGTATTTTTAAAACTTAG